The Plasmodium gaboni strain SY75 chromosome 3, whole genome shotgun sequence genome includes the window ataagtggatataattatatatatatatatatatatatatatatatatatgtgtgtatatatCCACTTTAAAGTTAAGGACTTACCCTTCCACAATTGTCGACACAGGACATTTCTATTTTAGTATCAAATTTGACTGTTGGGGGTGAATCAGGATAATTATCATCACAAAATATTGTGAGGGAATATATTCGATTTTCAAAAACAGTACCAGGTTGTCCAAAAATTGTACATGACCAATTAGACAAGGTAATATCATCAGCACTTTCTAATCCAAAAGAAACACCTTCACTTACGTTTCCTTTTTGTCCTCTTTCCAATTCATCTAATAATCTGAAACTTCTTGGTACAATTACctaataaaataaatattaccAAGTGAAAACAGCCAAAAAGgacatatattaaattataaaatatattacaatgaaacatacacatatatatatatatatatatatatatatatatgagtGTATATAAAACTAATACACAcaaattaattatatatatataattataattttagTTATCCATCCTTTTTCAAGTCTTTTGTTTATTACCTCACTCATTGTTTGATATCTTTGTCAcgaaaaaaatatatatatgtaacaatatataatcaaataaattaatatatatatatatatatatatatatatatatatatatatatttatttattatatatattattttatatttactcccttttttttttttttttttttttttttttttttttttttttttttttttttttttttttttNNNNNNNNNNNNNNNNNNNNNNNNNNNNNNNNNNNNNNNNNNNNNNNNNNNNNNNNNNNNNNNNNNNNNNNNNNNNNNNNNNNNNNNNNNNNNNNNNNNNNNNNNNNNNNNNNNNNNNNNNNNNNNNNNNNNNNNNNNNNNNNNNNNNNNNNNNNNNNNNNNNNNNNNNNNNNNNNNNNNNNNNNNNNNNNNNNNNNNNNNNNNNNNNNNNNNNNNNNNNNNNNNNNNNNNNNNNNNNNNNNNNNNNNNNNNNNNNNNNNNNNNNNNNNNNNNNNNNNNNNNNNNNNNNNNNNNNNNNNNtatatatatatatatatttatatataaaataatattattatatatttattaatatattattttgatatatacattaaaaatttttaaaattaaaaaaaaaaaaaaatatattaaataaattttttttttttttttttttttttttttttattttttttttgtcaCTCACtgcatataaaaaaatataatataattaatatatataaatatattatatttatatatatttatttatttttatttttatttatttatttatttttatttttttatttatatattcattttttaaatatgcatttattttaaaatctatataaaatgaatattaaaaaatattataaacaataaatatttttataaaataatttctttaaattAATGAAACATCTTATATTATGTCCTTGTCAAAAGAAATACGTTTATattaagatatatatatatatatatatatatattatatgatggatagatatatatattatatatgtattattataaacatatataataatataatttataaatatataattttaaaaatatatttatatatattataaaacaatttcattttttgacttcatataatttggaaaaaaaaatatatatatataataataatatatttatattatattattgtttcatatatctttaataaataaattattcttaaaaaccttttttttttttattatttcttttatatatttgtattttaagatgatatatgaatatttaaataaaaacaaattacATTCCAGAAAATACATAGGGTTATTACATAAAACGggatattattatatatatatatattattttatttttttctccaTTTCATTGTTAAGTATTTTTGTTagtatattataatatgcCTTGAACATACGaatgaattataaaattctCATTATCACTTCCTTTTAAGTGTGcaaagaaaatatatttatgttcGTATGTTGAGAgaatcaaaaaaaaatttagttatatataatattcagctaataaaaatattttttcgtaaaattattttctgcttcaattttattcatatggaaagtataaatatatatacatatatatatatatatatatatatatatatatatttatatgtatataccttttattttattaacttttataattatagaaacaaatatcaaaaaaaggaatatatattggtcattatattatttattattatttgtctacatttttatttcgaatgtaagatattatatttataaacataaatatatacacatatgTAATAGTTAAATTCAatgtacatattttataaaatataaggTTAAAGAAAATCTTGACtataatatcatattaatataatgtCGAAAATTTTATCTTCTTAATATACTATGATTACcatttttttgttttaatatcttccataatttttatatagtAACTATTATATAGTCCTTACATACAgctatatataatatggtcaataaaaaataaaaaaaaatataaatataaatatatatatatatatattttttgttcattATTCCTTAGTCATGATAAGTATTTCTATATAGTATTTTTCTCctttaataattatacaCTTAACAATAGTCatccaaaaaaaaaaaaaaaacaaaaaaaaaagaaaaaatcaagatacatacataaatatatatatatatatatatttatttatatttatatttataatattttatgtgtatgatgaaaatatttatcaaTAATGTAAACACATACAGCGGTAGCTGCCTTTGTAAAACATTTgatgaaattaaaaatgaaaaaacCGAAATATATGGAACTGTAGACGATCAAGAATTATCTAATGATGACTTCATAAtgtataattatgataatgtaaaaaaaataatatcgAAAATACCTAAAGATAATATCgtcaaatatattttgaaatgTAAACTCGTCATATATGATCTACACAATACAGATTTAGAAGAAATAGAATATGTCATTAGAAAGcttaaatatgaaaaaataaaaaataatatgacTATCATTCTTATCTCTTCTATTATGACCTGGAATAAAACGAAAAGaaaattcataaaaaaaattgtagaagaaaacaaagaaataacaaaaaatcaatatgataatattgGAGATAAATCAGgaaaaacaaataataatttagaaaagaaagataatcaaaatattgaaaaaaataatgaaaaaacaagtaaaaaaaaagataacAAACAgaatgaaaattataataaaaataataaaattcTAGATCATGGTGTATCTAATAAACATggaaatattataaaaaatcaAGATATTAAATCAGATCTTCAACAAAATcttaatgaaaaaattaacaaaaaagaaaaaattttatatattcctcAAATATTCAATGAAAAAgattatttaaaaagaatatcATCTGCTCATTttgatgaatataaaagtGTCGAAACTCTTATATTATCACTTAATTctatgaaaaatataaaaacacATGTTGTAGTATCAGGATTACTATATGGTAATGGAGAAAGCGTTTTTTTCTCTATTTTCAAAAATGCTTGGTTAAGTAAAGACAATCATATTATTGACAAGggaaataattatattcCTGTCATCCACATTAGAGGTTTAtgtgaatatataaaacaattGTATATTAGTGCatccaaaaaaaaatatctcATAGCTGTTGATAATCAATATATTACTCAAAAAGAGCTTATTCATACTATAGCTAGCCATTTATCAGGGAACATGAATTTTATGCATGTGTCACCTCACGAATCCATTTTTTATGAGCATTCAGAGAAGTTATGTGTTAATCTAAGATTTCAGTGTACTAACATATATGACGATAAGGAAGGGGAGGAAcatgaaaaaaagaaaaagtCAAATAAGatcaataaaaataaaaaaaaaaatgaagagGAAGATATAAGTGATAATGATGAGGAAGATATAAGTGATAATGATGAGGAAGATATAAGTGATAATGATGAGGAAGATATAAGTGATAATGATGAGGAAGATATAAGTGATAATGATGAGGAAGATATAAGTGATAATGATGAGGGAGATATAAGTGATAATGATGAGGGagatataaatgataatgataagGAAGATAATCATAGCGATACAGATAATAGTGTTTCAGACAAGACAGAAGGCAATACCGACGATGACAATATTGACAGTGAACAAAGTagtaatattaatatgaatgataGCAATGATGATAGCAAAAATGGTAGTATTATTGATAATGACAATAATGATGATAGCGATTCATATAATAGTActatgaaaaaaaaagataaaaagaaaaaaaataatctCAAAGAAAccaaaaataaaaataaaaataaaaataaaacgaaaaatattattacatttcATTGTCAAGACGgatttattaataatatcgCCATTATAGCAAAAGAATTTTGTGAATTTCGAAATTTGAAAAATTTAAAAGTCCTTATTATAGGGCAACCAGGTGTCGGAAAAACATTTATAGctaaaaaaatatgtgatcattataatttaataatgtgttctattaatatgttaataaatgaatataaaaacagAACAGATTATACATTTccaaaatattatcaagaatatataaatgaattagataatgaaaaaaagaaaaatatacCCCCAAAAAAGTTAACTTTATCAGATctttcttcattattttattcaaaaCTGGAAAATAACGAGTGTAAGTTTAGGGGATTTGTTTTGGACTTTTTCCCAAGGAATTATGAGGAAGCTAAATTTTTTTTCGAAAACTACAAAAGGGAGGTGCCTGAAAAGGACAAAGAGATGAGAAATGGTAAAAGGGATGAAGAAGACAAGAATATaaaaggaaataataaaagtaaaaaaaaggtaaagaaaaagaagaatgAGGGGAATGATAAGGAGgaagatgatgaagatatggaagaagatgatgataaagatcaagatgaagatgataaggaagaagatgatgataaagatcaagatgatgatgataaagaagaagatgatgatgataagggagaagatgatgataaagatcaagatgatgatgataGCGAAGAaggtaataataatgataatagtgattataatgaagataatgatgatgaaaaaatCTCAGAAAATTCAGAAAAGACAAATACGATCACACATAGTGATGAAGAATCACAAAGTGTTAAACAA containing:
- a CDS encoding putative P-loop containing nucleoside triphosphate hydrolase, translated to MMKIFINNVNTYSGSCLCKTFDEIKNEKTEIYGTVDDQELSNDDFIMYNYDNVKKIISKIPKDNIVKYILKCKLVIYDLHNTDLEEIEYVIRKLKYEKIKNNMTIILISSIMTWNKTKRKFIKKIVEENKEITKNQYDNIGDKSGKTNNNLEKKDNQNIEKNNEKTSKKKDNKQNENYNKNNKILDHGVSNKHGNIIKNQDIKSDLQQNLNEKINKKEKILYIPQIFNEKDYLKRISSAHFDEYKSVETLILSLNSMKNIKTHVVVSGLLYGNGESVFFSIFKNAWLSKDNHIIDKGNNYIPVIHIRGLCEYIKQLYISASKKKYLIAVDNQYITQKELIHTIASHLSGNMNFMHVSPHESIFYEHSEKLCVNLRFQCTNIYDDKEGEEHEKKKKSNKINKNKKKNEEEDISDNDEEDISDNDEEDISDNDEEDISDNDEEDISDNDEEDISDNDEGDISDNDEGDINDNDKEDNHSDTDNSVSDKTEGNTDDDNIDSEQSSNINMNDSNDDSKNGSIIDNDNNDDSDSYNSTMKKKDKKKKNNLKETKNKNKNKNKTKNIITFHCQDGFINNIAIIAKEFCEFRNLKNLKVLIIGQPGVGKTFIAKKICDHYNLIMCSINMLINEYKNRTDYTFPKYYQEYINELDNEKKKNIPPKKLTLSDLSSLFYSKLENNECKFRGFVLDFFPRNYEEAKFFFENYKREVPEKDKEMRNGKRDEEDKNIKGNNKSKKKVKKKKNEGNDKEEDDEDMEEDDDKDQDEDDKEEDDDKDQDDDDKEEDDDDKGEDDDKDQDDDDSEEGNNNDNSDYNEDNDDEKISENSEKTNTITHSDEESQSVKQTSNKKKKKKKKKKKIIENINKYIIMPEFVIILKSTEELCKKRMMNLPENEIIKGHNDEIGFERRHKKYINENCRNDYFEFDQKQSIEDYFIENDIEVYTLNINENTLLEHILTNIYIFIEKNVKFNNFLPSTDEMLKNKLQEEQQILMDEKQKIKDIEDKVVLEEIKQNDDLIKAEKKRQQLLIKHQQQYIHNQSVPLRFYLIKNILPILTDALIYICKTKPKNPCLHIAQYLLENAHKYNIEEPNLENLQPEKNDEDNQINEKPKDQN
- a CDS encoding putative ubiquitin-conjugating enzyme E2, producing MSEVIVPRSFRLLDELERGQKGNVSEGVSFGLESADDITLSNWSCTIFGQPGTVFENRIYSLTIFCDDNYPDSPPTVKFDTKIEMSCVDNCGRVIKNNLHILKNWNRNYTIETILISLRQEMLSSANKRLPQPNEGEVYSNN